A window of Rufibacter sp. LB8 contains these coding sequences:
- a CDS encoding DUF4136 domain-containing protein: MRKHYPLLVLALVFVVLALSGCMGLNKRKYGSDYSYGGAFHKYKTFNFITHASAHDSSTLRQYAVLQKYIRERLEMQGYEFTDRKPDLLVSYYLYYNDLNMKGYEQEEFDIWLTNNQEPATTNPDPYRPIKLFMSQGTLLVTLLDHKKHNAVWQGYASGVMADKDVENTTYLNRAVRTIFDQYRVFRKGYLRDHNSQLN, encoded by the coding sequence ATGAGAAAGCATTACCCTCTCCTTGTCCTTGCTTTGGTATTTGTTGTGTTGGCCTTGAGTGGCTGCATGGGTTTGAACAAACGAAAATACGGGTCTGACTACAGCTATGGCGGCGCTTTCCATAAATACAAAACCTTCAACTTCATCACGCACGCCTCTGCGCATGACAGTTCCACACTCAGGCAGTATGCGGTGCTCCAAAAATACATTCGGGAAAGGCTGGAGATGCAGGGCTATGAATTCACAGACCGCAAGCCAGATCTACTGGTAAGTTATTACCTGTATTACAATGACCTCAACATGAAAGGCTATGAGCAGGAGGAATTTGACATCTGGCTCACCAACAACCAGGAACCGGCCACTACCAACCCAGACCCCTACCGGCCCATCAAGTTATTTATGAGCCAGGGCACGCTGCTGGTTACCTTGCTGGACCACAAAAAGCACAATGCCGTCTGGCAAGGGTACGCCTCGGGCGTGATGGCCGACAAAGACGTGGAAAACACCACCTACCTCAACCGCGCCGTCCGCACCATTTTTGACCAGTACCGGGTTTTCAGGAAAGGCTACCTGCGTGACCACAATTCGCAATTGAATTAA
- a CDS encoding aminotransferase class V-fold PLP-dependent enzyme, translating to MTQVPTIEKNLQTLEQAALTLEPSPSERSFIQTSVETYAQSFLTELETLPAYVEHPAMGGGLLESPLSEEPLPVQQALALLKEHVDTPGLNPASGGHLGYIPGGGLYYAALGDYLAAVSNRYAGLFYSAPGAVRMENMLIRWMAEIIGFPKDAVGNLASGGSIATLIALATARDAQKITARMIPDAVVYMSAHAHHCLDKALRIAGLGDCPVREIPMDAHFKLQPDALAQAIEQDLAAGLTPWLVIATAGTTDVGAVDPLPELAEIARQHQLWFHVDAAYGGFFALAPAGKQKLKGIELADSVVMDPHKGLFIPYGLGAVLIKDRDQLAKTHHYQANYMQDTLSATEEASPADLSPELSKHFRGLRLWLPLKLHGVAAFRSALEEKLLLAQYAFQKLRQMPGFEAPVVPELSVVLFRYLPSENNNVDHFNQELIKAIQLDGRVFLSSTKVDGHFMLRIAILSFRTHKATIDLCLTLLQQKAQDLELTRQK from the coding sequence TTGACACAAGTACCCACTATTGAAAAAAACCTCCAGACCTTAGAGCAAGCGGCTCTAACGTTGGAACCTAGCCCCTCAGAACGGTCCTTCATTCAAACCTCAGTGGAGACCTATGCCCAATCTTTCCTGACAGAATTGGAAACGCTCCCGGCGTATGTGGAGCATCCTGCCATGGGCGGCGGCTTGTTGGAAAGCCCCCTTTCTGAGGAACCCTTACCGGTGCAGCAGGCCCTGGCATTGCTCAAAGAACACGTAGACACGCCTGGCCTGAACCCTGCCTCCGGCGGACATTTAGGCTATATTCCGGGTGGCGGATTGTATTACGCGGCGCTGGGAGATTATCTGGCGGCGGTCTCCAACCGGTACGCGGGCCTTTTCTATTCGGCACCCGGTGCGGTCCGCATGGAGAACATGCTCATAAGGTGGATGGCCGAAATCATTGGTTTCCCGAAAGACGCGGTGGGCAACTTGGCTTCCGGCGGAAGCATCGCCACGCTTATTGCCCTGGCCACCGCCCGCGATGCCCAAAAGATAACCGCTAGAATGATTCCTGATGCCGTGGTGTACATGAGCGCCCACGCCCACCATTGCCTGGACAAAGCCTTGAGAATTGCGGGCCTGGGCGATTGCCCCGTGCGCGAGATTCCCATGGATGCCCACTTCAAACTTCAGCCCGACGCCTTGGCCCAGGCCATAGAACAAGACCTGGCGGCGGGCCTCACGCCGTGGCTGGTGATTGCCACAGCCGGCACCACTGATGTGGGCGCGGTAGACCCATTGCCAGAACTAGCTGAAATTGCCAGGCAGCACCAACTTTGGTTTCATGTGGACGCAGCCTACGGCGGTTTTTTTGCTTTGGCACCAGCGGGTAAGCAGAAACTGAAAGGCATTGAACTGGCAGACTCAGTGGTGATGGACCCGCACAAAGGGCTTTTTATTCCGTATGGCCTTGGCGCGGTGCTCATCAAAGACCGGGACCAGTTGGCCAAAACCCACCACTACCAGGCCAATTACATGCAAGACACGCTGTCGGCCACCGAGGAAGCCTCGCCTGCTGATTTGTCACCGGAGCTGAGCAAGCATTTCAGGGGGCTGCGGTTGTGGTTGCCTTTGAAGTTGCACGGCGTGGCGGCGTTCAGGAGTGCGTTGGAGGAAAAACTGCTGCTGGCCCAGTACGCCTTCCAGAAATTACGGCAGATGCCCGGGTTTGAGGCGCCGGTGGTGCCGGAGCTGTCGGTGGTGTTGTTCCGGTATCTTCCGTCTGAGAATAATAACGTGGACCACTTTAACCAGGAATTGATAAAAGCCATACAGTTAGACGGCCGGGTTTTCCTGTCTTCCACCAAGGTTGACGGGCATTTCATGCTCCGCATCGCCATTTTATCGTTTAGAACGCACAAAGCCACCATTGACCTCTGCCTCACCCTCTTGCAGCAGAAAGCCCAAGACCTGGAACTGACCCGGCAAAAGTAA
- a CDS encoding DMT family transporter, with the protein MGKELYYLLALAAGMAVAVQAGINSELRLAVGNPILTALFSFCVGTFCLLILSFVFFRQEFPSLDQVQQISGWKWLGGLLGVFYVTAVILAAPRIGAANSLGIIVAGQLLMAIVLDHYGWLGFPVKPISWTKILGVVFLLAGVLLLRKQ; encoded by the coding sequence ATGGGCAAGGAATTATATTATTTATTGGCGTTGGCGGCCGGAATGGCGGTGGCGGTACAGGCGGGCATCAATTCAGAACTAAGGTTGGCGGTGGGCAACCCCATCCTCACGGCGTTGTTCTCTTTTTGTGTGGGCACGTTCTGCTTATTGATTCTCTCCTTCGTTTTTTTCCGACAGGAATTTCCCTCCCTGGACCAGGTGCAGCAAATCTCCGGCTGGAAATGGCTGGGCGGTTTGCTGGGCGTGTTTTATGTGACCGCCGTGATTCTGGCCGCGCCGCGCATTGGGGCGGCTAATTCTTTAGGAATTATTGTGGCCGGGCAGTTACTGATGGCTATTGTGCTGGACCATTATGGGTGGCTGGGTTTTCCGGTGAAGCCCATCAGTTGGACCAAGATTCTGGGCGTGGTATTTCTGCTGGCGGGCGTGTTGCTGCTCCGGAAACAATAA
- the abc-f gene encoding ribosomal protection-like ABC-F family protein, with amino-acid sequence MISINNLNFHFGSRTLYQDANLHIKPKDQIGLVGLNGTGKSTLLRLLVGEYKPDGGSITMGKEVSLGFLNQDLLSYDTHESILKVAMQAFEEAIQLQNRIDDVLHEMETNYKDEHIDKLARLQEQFEALDGYNIQVKAEEILEGLGFTTEELQQPLKTFSGGWRMRVMLAKILLQKPSLLLLDEPTNHLDLPSIKWLETYLAGYEGAIVIVSHDREFLDKTTNMTVEVSGQKLNVYAGNYSFYLEEKELRNEIQKGAFENQQQQIKQAEQFIARFKAKATKAKQAQSRMKALDKMERIEDVAGDAPVVNFKFQFTVQPGRNILRLDNMSKSYGDKLIFKNTHVNIERGDKIALIGANGKGKSTLMRVISGDEPIQGERQLGHNVIMAFYAQHQLESLTVENEVLQEMVQAGSRRTEMELRGVLGSFLFTGDTVFKKIKVLSGGEKSRVALAKTLISEANFLLLDEPTNHLDMQSVNILIQALEQYEGTFVVISHDRYFVESVANKIWYIEDHELKEYPGTYHEYEYWMEQRDKGLKRPSQTPTAAKTQAKPKPTASQQQELEAELKKANQKLKQVEGLVNELEGKLKNCENKLALPSTYADPNALHEATQQFNKVKAQLDKEQATWEQLMEQVETLETQLK; translated from the coding sequence ATGATTTCCATCAATAACCTCAACTTCCATTTCGGGAGCCGCACCCTTTACCAAGACGCCAACCTGCACATCAAACCCAAAGACCAGATTGGCCTGGTGGGTCTCAACGGAACCGGTAAATCAACGCTTTTACGCTTACTGGTGGGCGAATACAAGCCAGACGGCGGCAGCATAACCATGGGCAAGGAAGTGTCACTGGGTTTCCTGAACCAGGATCTGCTTTCGTATGACACCCATGAGAGCATCTTGAAAGTGGCCATGCAAGCCTTTGAGGAAGCCATTCAACTGCAGAACCGCATTGACGACGTGCTGCATGAGATGGAAACCAATTACAAAGATGAGCACATAGACAAACTGGCCCGCCTGCAGGAGCAATTTGAAGCCCTGGACGGTTACAACATTCAGGTAAAAGCCGAGGAAATTCTGGAAGGCCTGGGCTTTACCACCGAGGAACTGCAGCAACCCTTAAAGACTTTCTCCGGCGGCTGGCGCATGCGCGTGATGCTGGCCAAGATCCTGTTGCAAAAACCGTCGCTCCTGCTCCTGGATGAACCCACCAACCACTTGGATTTACCTTCCATTAAATGGCTGGAAACTTATTTGGCCGGCTATGAAGGCGCCATTGTGATTGTATCTCACGACAGGGAGTTCCTTGACAAAACCACTAACATGACGGTGGAGGTGTCGGGCCAGAAACTAAATGTGTATGCGGGCAATTACAGTTTTTATTTAGAAGAGAAAGAGCTTAGAAACGAGATTCAGAAAGGTGCCTTTGAAAACCAGCAGCAGCAGATAAAGCAGGCCGAACAGTTCATAGCCCGTTTCAAGGCCAAAGCCACCAAAGCCAAGCAGGCGCAAAGCCGCATGAAAGCCCTTGACAAAATGGAACGCATTGAAGACGTGGCCGGCGACGCGCCCGTTGTCAATTTCAAGTTCCAGTTCACGGTACAGCCCGGCAGAAACATCCTGCGGCTAGACAACATGAGCAAAAGCTACGGCGACAAACTCATTTTCAAGAACACGCACGTGAACATTGAGCGCGGCGATAAAATAGCGTTGATTGGCGCCAACGGAAAAGGCAAGTCCACGCTCATGCGGGTAATCTCCGGCGATGAACCCATTCAGGGAGAGCGCCAGTTGGGCCATAACGTAATCATGGCCTTCTACGCGCAGCACCAACTGGAAAGCTTAACTGTAGAAAACGAAGTGTTGCAGGAAATGGTGCAAGCCGGCAGTCGCCGCACCGAGATGGAACTGCGTGGCGTTTTAGGTTCTTTCCTGTTTACTGGAGATACCGTTTTCAAAAAAATAAAAGTCCTCTCCGGGGGCGAGAAAAGCCGCGTGGCCCTGGCCAAAACATTGATCTCAGAAGCCAACTTCCTGCTTCTGGATGAGCCCACCAATCACCTGGACATGCAGAGTGTGAACATCCTGATTCAAGCCCTGGAACAGTATGAAGGAACGTTTGTGGTCATCTCCCACGACAGGTATTTTGTAGAGAGCGTGGCCAACAAAATCTGGTACATTGAAGACCATGAACTAAAGGAATACCCCGGCACCTACCATGAATACGAGTACTGGATGGAGCAGCGCGACAAAGGCCTGAAACGGCCCTCTCAAACGCCAACTGCCGCCAAAACCCAGGCCAAACCCAAGCCCACCGCGAGCCAACAGCAGGAACTGGAGGCAGAACTGAAGAAAGCCAACCAAAAACTGAAGCAAGTGGAAGGGCTGGTGAACGAACTGGAAGGCAAACTTAAGAACTGCGAAAACAAACTGGCCCTGCCCAGCACTTACGCCGACCCCAACGCCCTCCACGAGGCCACCCAGCAGTTCAATAAAGTGAAGGCCCAGCTAGACAAAGAGCAGGCCACCTGGGAACAGCTTATGGAACAAGTAGAGACCTTAGAAACACAATTGAAATAA
- a CDS encoding DUF5103 domain-containing protein, which yields MTFTSKIKHAFLASILLGNLLTGCVPVEGTGTGTGTTSAALRYDDAVYSTDVRSVQLYSRSYNVADVLAPPVVSLDQSSPLILEFDRLSAPRGRAVVKLYHCDINWQPSSIQPMQYVQEFNEFFIMEVEPSAGTKVPYWHYRFSVPRVKLSGNYLLEVLEEGGNRLLSRRFVVFEEAVQVGLRPMATPGAGDRNVRQQLDFNIFYAQYPLVNPAQEIKVVLRQNHRWDNGKYFNRPTFTQEAQRRLEYQLFDVEQTFLGLSEFRALDTRSERFSGLGVERRDISTSPDRVYALTGKSRAREAYSTQPDANGKFLYGSREYGNAPLNADYQQVFFQLHSPEPAPGPVYVFGGLSDWQLQEGFKLTYDAENKLYSGSALLKQGYYNYYFAVKGANGQADARYFEGSHFATENVYDVLVYYRPPGTRADLIIGYSTITFNPQR from the coding sequence ATGACTTTCACTTCCAAAATAAAACACGCTTTCCTCGCCTCCATCTTGCTGGGCAACCTGCTCACCGGCTGTGTGCCCGTAGAAGGAACTGGCACCGGAACGGGAACCACAAGTGCGGCTCTACGGTACGATGATGCCGTCTATTCCACAGATGTGCGGTCGGTGCAGCTGTATTCACGCAGTTACAATGTGGCCGATGTGCTGGCGCCGCCGGTAGTTTCCCTGGACCAGTCCAGCCCCTTGATTCTGGAGTTTGACCGCTTATCTGCGCCACGCGGAAGAGCGGTGGTGAAGTTGTACCACTGTGACATCAACTGGCAGCCGTCTTCCATTCAGCCCATGCAGTACGTGCAGGAGTTCAACGAATTCTTCATTATGGAAGTGGAGCCCTCGGCGGGGACCAAGGTGCCTTATTGGCATTACCGGTTTAGCGTACCAAGAGTGAAACTGAGCGGCAATTACCTGCTGGAAGTCTTGGAGGAAGGCGGCAACCGATTGTTGAGCCGCCGTTTTGTGGTTTTTGAGGAAGCGGTGCAGGTAGGCCTCAGACCCATGGCCACGCCCGGCGCCGGCGATAGAAACGTACGGCAGCAACTGGACTTCAACATCTTCTACGCGCAGTATCCGCTGGTGAATCCGGCGCAGGAAATTAAAGTAGTCTTGCGCCAGAACCACCGTTGGGACAATGGCAAATATTTCAACCGGCCTACGTTCACCCAAGAGGCCCAGCGCCGCTTGGAGTATCAGTTGTTTGACGTGGAGCAGACGTTTCTGGGTTTGAGCGAATTCAGGGCCTTGGACACCCGCAGTGAGCGGTTCAGCGGACTGGGCGTGGAGCGCCGCGACATTTCCACCAGCCCAGACCGCGTGTACGCCCTTACCGGCAAAAGCCGCGCCCGCGAGGCCTACAGCACCCAGCCAGACGCCAACGGCAAGTTTCTTTATGGCAGCCGCGAGTACGGCAACGCCCCTTTGAACGCCGATTACCAGCAGGTTTTCTTCCAGCTGCATTCCCCGGAACCCGCGCCCGGCCCGGTCTATGTCTTCGGTGGATTGAGTGATTGGCAATTGCAGGAAGGCTTTAAACTAACCTATGACGCCGAAAACAAACTTTATTCCGGCTCCGCGCTGCTCAAGCAAGGCTATTACAACTACTATTTTGCGGTGAAAGGTGCCAATGGCCAGGCAGATGCCCGTTATTTTGAGGGTAGCCACTTCGCCACCGAAAATGTGTATGATGTGCTGGTTTATTACCGTCCGCCGGGCACGCGCGCTGACTTAATCATCGGGTACTCCACCATCACCTTCAATCCGCAGCGGTAA
- a CDS encoding NAD(P)-dependent oxidoreductase translates to MLPLQKPFKCLVIDLMHESLLPLLQELGVEVTYAPEIKKEEVPALLPAFHMLMVRSKMRITADLLLHAPNLKVLARAGAGVDNIDDGVLEERGITLINAPEGNRDAVGEHTLGLLLTLFRKIKQGDGQIREGLWLREENRGAEIGGKTIGLIGYGHMGKAFAKRLAGFDCEVLAFDKAPVENPFSHVKLVSLHEIQKKADVLSLHIPYTKENHHFANAEFLAAFQKPLWLLNTARGEVLDHQALVNSMKIGKVLGAALDVLENEKLTSLTSAQQERLSYLHQHPRVILTPHIAGWTQESYIRINEVLVAKLKAFLEGR, encoded by the coding sequence ATGCTGCCACTTCAAAAGCCCTTCAAGTGCCTGGTCATTGACTTGATGCATGAAAGCCTTTTGCCCTTGCTACAGGAACTTGGCGTGGAGGTAACCTATGCCCCTGAAATAAAAAAAGAAGAAGTTCCAGCCCTTTTGCCTGCTTTCCACATGCTGATGGTCCGGAGCAAAATGCGCATCACGGCTGATTTGCTTCTGCATGCGCCTAACTTAAAAGTGCTTGCCAGAGCAGGAGCCGGCGTGGATAACATTGACGATGGCGTGTTGGAAGAGAGGGGAATTACTTTAATCAACGCGCCCGAAGGAAACCGTGATGCCGTGGGCGAACACACACTTGGTTTGCTGCTGACCTTATTTCGGAAAATCAAACAAGGCGACGGCCAGATTCGTGAAGGCCTTTGGCTGCGCGAAGAGAACCGCGGCGCGGAGATTGGCGGCAAAACCATAGGGCTGATTGGCTACGGCCACATGGGCAAAGCCTTCGCCAAACGGTTGGCTGGGTTTGACTGCGAAGTGTTGGCCTTTGACAAAGCGCCCGTTGAAAATCCGTTTAGCCACGTGAAGTTGGTTTCTCTGCATGAAATTCAGAAAAAAGCCGACGTGCTCAGCCTGCATATTCCTTACACCAAGGAAAACCATCACTTTGCAAATGCTGAATTTTTGGCAGCATTTCAAAAGCCACTCTGGCTATTAAACACCGCCCGTGGCGAAGTTCTGGACCATCAGGCTCTGGTGAATTCCATGAAGATTGGCAAAGTGTTAGGCGCAGCGCTGGATGTGCTGGAGAATGAAAAACTAACTTCCCTGACCTCTGCTCAACAAGAGCGCCTGTCCTATCTGCACCAACATCCCCGCGTGATTTTGACTCCCCACATCGCCGGCTGGACCCAGGAATCTTACATCCGCATCAATGAAGTGCTGGTAGCTAAGCTGAAAGCATTTTTGGAAGGCCGTTAG
- the mgtE gene encoding magnesium transporter: MQSEITREFIDQIEDAIERRDAEFILSNMEEMYPVDITTVLYELNTDQSKYVMELLPTEVGAEILSDLDTDVRTNFLKNFTNEEIARYVAEMESDDAVDVLNEQTVQRKEEIIAQLEDREHVAYIIDLLHYDEDCAGGLMAKELIKVNLNWKVGQCIEEIRRQAEDVEKVYAIYVVDDRDKLVGRLGMKTLILSNDQTPIADLYDPNVISIESYKEDQEVATIMQKYDLDAIPVVNIQGRLLGRITIDDVIDVIQEQAEISRQLMTGITENIEEDDSIFRLSRARLPWLMIGMVGGLLGARFIGLFEGDIAVIPALAMFTPLITATGGNVGIQSSSIIIQTLANKTILFDNFTARIIKVLLVAVINGLVMSGLVLGFNLLFGVEFTLSLVVAVALFSVVLLASFMGTVTPMILDKYGVNPAMAAGPFITTANDLLGLAVYFLVAHVLLNL; the protein is encoded by the coding sequence ATGCAGTCTGAAATAACCCGGGAGTTCATTGACCAGATAGAAGACGCCATTGAGCGCCGAGACGCCGAGTTCATTCTCTCCAACATGGAGGAAATGTACCCGGTTGACATCACAACGGTGCTCTATGAACTCAACACAGACCAGAGCAAATACGTGATGGAACTGCTGCCTACCGAGGTGGGCGCGGAAATCCTGAGCGATTTGGACACTGATGTTCGGACCAATTTCCTGAAGAATTTCACCAACGAGGAAATTGCCCGCTATGTAGCGGAAATGGAGTCTGACGACGCCGTGGACGTGCTCAACGAGCAAACCGTGCAGCGCAAAGAGGAAATCATTGCGCAGCTAGAGGACCGCGAGCACGTAGCCTACATCATTGACCTTTTGCACTACGACGAGGACTGCGCCGGCGGTCTAATGGCGAAAGAGTTAATCAAAGTGAACCTCAACTGGAAAGTGGGGCAATGCATTGAGGAAATCAGGCGGCAAGCCGAAGACGTGGAGAAAGTCTACGCCATTTACGTGGTAGATGACCGCGACAAACTGGTGGGCCGATTGGGCATGAAAACCCTGATTCTGAGCAATGACCAAACGCCTATTGCCGACTTGTATGACCCCAACGTGATTTCCATAGAGTCTTACAAAGAAGACCAGGAAGTGGCCACCATCATGCAGAAATATGACCTGGACGCTATTCCGGTGGTCAACATTCAAGGGCGTTTGCTGGGCCGTATCACCATTGATGACGTCATTGACGTGATTCAGGAACAGGCTGAAATCAGCCGTCAGTTGATGACCGGTATCACCGAGAACATTGAGGAAGACGACAGCATTTTCCGGCTTTCCCGCGCCCGTTTGCCTTGGCTCATGATTGGCATGGTAGGCGGTTTGTTGGGTGCTCGCTTCATTGGCTTGTTTGAAGGTGACATTGCCGTGATTCCGGCGTTGGCCATGTTTACGCCCCTAATTACCGCTACCGGCGGAAACGTGGGCATTCAATCCTCTTCTATCATCATCCAGACCTTGGCCAATAAAACCATTCTGTTCGACAACTTCACTGCCCGTATTATAAAGGTGCTGTTGGTGGCGGTCATTAATGGCTTGGTCATGTCGGGTTTGGTGCTGGGTTTCAATCTGTTGTTCGGCGTGGAATTTACCTTGTCTTTGGTGGTAGCGGTGGCCTTGTTCAGCGTGGTCTTGCTGGCCTCGTTTATGGGCACGGTCACGCCCATGATTTTGGATAAATACGGTGTGAACCCCGCCATGGCCGCCGGACCTTTCATCACCACGGCCAATGACTTGCTGGGTTTGGCGGTGTATTTCCTGGTGGCCCACGTGTTGCTCAACCTTTAA
- the rsmA gene encoding 16S rRNA (adenine(1518)-N(6)/adenine(1519)-N(6))-dimethyltransferase RsmA has product MKPVQPKKHLGQHFLTDLNIAQNIVEALRLPGGVQDVLEVGPGMGVLTQYLVQHPEYKTTIVDIDRESIAWLNEHFPQLEGRVLLADFLKTDLKTLFSGPFAVIGNFPYNISSQIFFKVLDHRDQVPEVVGMIQKEVAERIAAPHGSKTYGIMSVLLQAFYDIEYLFTVHEHVFNPPPKVKSAVIRLTRNQVPQLPCNERLFMQVVKASFATRRKTLRNCLKLFNLPQEVAQDKLFDKRAEQLSVQDFIQLTLLIQEHAV; this is encoded by the coding sequence GTGAAGCCCGTCCAGCCCAAGAAACACCTGGGTCAGCATTTCCTGACTGACCTGAATATTGCGCAGAACATAGTAGAGGCCTTGCGCTTGCCCGGAGGGGTACAGGACGTGCTGGAGGTAGGCCCCGGCATGGGCGTGCTCACCCAGTACCTGGTGCAGCACCCAGAATACAAAACCACCATTGTAGACATTGACCGCGAAAGCATTGCGTGGCTCAACGAGCATTTTCCGCAACTGGAAGGCCGTGTCCTGCTGGCCGATTTCCTGAAAACCGACCTAAAAACCTTGTTCTCAGGCCCGTTTGCGGTCATCGGTAATTTTCCGTACAACATCTCCAGCCAAATCTTCTTCAAGGTACTGGACCACCGCGACCAGGTGCCCGAAGTGGTGGGCATGATTCAGAAGGAAGTAGCCGAACGCATTGCCGCGCCGCACGGGTCCAAAACCTACGGCATCATGAGTGTGCTGCTGCAGGCTTTCTATGATATTGAGTACCTGTTCACGGTACATGAGCACGTGTTCAACCCGCCGCCCAAAGTAAAATCAGCGGTCATCAGGCTCACCAGAAACCAGGTTCCGCAATTGCCCTGCAACGAACGGCTGTTCATGCAGGTGGTGAAAGCTAGTTTCGCCACGCGCCGGAAAACCTTGCGCAACTGCCTTAAGCTGTTCAACCTTCCGCAGGAAGTGGCCCAGGATAAATTGTTCGACAAGCGCGCTGAGCAGTTATCTGTACAAGATTTTATTCAACTGACCCTATTGATTCAGGAGCATGCAGTCTGA
- a CDS encoding M17 family metallopeptidase: protein MRTELTYAATLPANTSTAVLVPGREHLPEELFSADERTYINRQLDLKSTLVTINKLTHQLYLVLTEPKKSGTLTQEALRKAGHALHQRLTADKVESIALVDSADADAALFVAEGLVLSNYSFQGYKTEKATPPVLKSVTISGKNLSATQVTELGNLLDAVYHTRDLVNTPPNMQTASILSEQITEMLSGTEVKVEVLDLVQIQSLKMGGLLAVNQASDEAPTFNILEYKPANATNTQPVVLVGKGVVYDTGGLSIKPTPNSMDYMKSDMSGAASVAGTLYALAKNNIPLHVIGLIPATDNLVSDKGFMPGDVITMHSGHTVEVLNTDAEGRLILADALHFAKRYNPALVIDIATLTGAAARAVGREGIVMMGTANDVLKTDLKFAGDMAHERLVELPLWEEYHEHIKSDIADIKNIGAAEAGAISAGKFLEFFTNYPWIHLDIAGTAYLLSPDSYRGKHATGSSVRLLYHFLSSQATA, encoded by the coding sequence ATGCGCACAGAACTGACCTACGCTGCAACATTACCCGCAAATACCAGCACCGCTGTGTTGGTGCCGGGCCGCGAGCACCTCCCCGAGGAACTTTTCTCCGCTGATGAACGCACCTATATCAATCGCCAGCTAGACCTGAAAAGCACGCTGGTGACCATCAATAAACTCACCCACCAGTTGTATTTGGTACTGACAGAGCCAAAGAAATCAGGCACCCTCACCCAGGAAGCCCTTCGCAAAGCCGGCCACGCCCTGCACCAACGCCTCACCGCTGACAAAGTGGAAAGCATAGCCTTAGTGGATAGCGCTGATGCTGATGCGGCTCTGTTTGTTGCTGAAGGTTTGGTATTGAGCAATTATTCCTTTCAGGGATATAAAACGGAGAAAGCCACGCCACCTGTCCTGAAATCAGTGACCATTTCTGGCAAGAACCTTTCTGCGACACAAGTAACAGAGTTGGGCAATTTACTGGATGCGGTTTATCATACCCGCGATCTGGTGAACACGCCTCCCAATATGCAGACGGCCTCCATCTTGAGTGAGCAAATAACGGAGATGCTGAGCGGTACCGAGGTAAAAGTGGAAGTGCTGGACCTGGTGCAGATTCAATCCCTGAAAATGGGTGGATTGTTGGCCGTGAACCAAGCCTCAGACGAAGCTCCTACGTTCAACATTCTGGAATACAAACCCGCCAACGCCACCAACACCCAACCCGTGGTACTGGTGGGGAAAGGCGTAGTCTATGACACCGGCGGATTGAGCATCAAGCCCACGCCCAATTCTATGGACTACATGAAATCAGACATGTCGGGTGCCGCTTCCGTGGCCGGCACGCTGTATGCCTTGGCTAAGAACAACATTCCCCTGCACGTGATTGGCTTGATTCCGGCCACTGATAACTTGGTGAGCGACAAAGGCTTTATGCCCGGCGACGTAATTACCATGCACAGTGGGCACACCGTGGAAGTCCTGAACACCGATGCAGAAGGCCGTTTAATTTTAGCTGATGCCCTGCATTTTGCCAAGCGCTACAACCCTGCCTTGGTGATTGATATTGCCACCCTCACCGGAGCTGCCGCCCGCGCCGTAGGCCGTGAAGGCATTGTGATGATGGGCACCGCCAATGACGTGTTGAAAACCGACTTAAAGTTTGCCGGAGACATGGCCCATGAACGCTTGGTAGAATTGCCTTTGTGGGAAGAATACCACGAGCATATAAAATCTGACATCGCAGACATTAAAAACATCGGCGCAGCTGAGGCTGGAGCCATTTCAGCAGGCAAATTCCTGGAATTCTTTACTAATTACCCTTGGATTCACCTGGACATCGCCGGCACGGCCTACCTGTTGAGCCCAGATTCTTACAGAGGTAAACATGCCACCGGCAGCAGCGTGCGTTTGCTGTATCATTTCCTGTCTTCCCAAGCCACCGCCTAG